In Papaver somniferum cultivar HN1 chromosome 9, ASM357369v1, whole genome shotgun sequence, the genomic stretch CCATTTATATCTTTATACTTAGCTGCAAAGAACCTTGACCAGTCTTCGTTTGAATTTAATAATTTTCACATCATCTTCATGAGTAATGCTTTGTTTAACACCACCAATCTCCTAATTCCCAATCCACCTTAATTCTAAGGGGTACATACCTTGCTCCAATTCAAAGTTTCATACTTTCTCTCTTCACTATCTCCAGTTCACAAAAAATTTCTGATAATTTTTCACAGACTTTGATCACTGAGCTTGGCCATTTGTATACTGCCATATTATAAACTGGAATGCTGCAAAGAACTGATTTTACAAGAACTAGTCTATCATGAAAAGAGAGCATCTTACCCTTCCATGATGCTAATTTACTTTGCGTCATCTCCACCATTGGCCACACAATAGCATTGTTTACTCTTCCAGGCTTCAAAATGACTCCAAAATATTTGTCACAGAAAGATGTAAGTTCCATTTGCATCAAATTTGCAATCTGAGCTTTTCTTACTGGATTACAGCCATCCACAAAGCATTTGCTTTTCTATTTGTTTATTAATTGACCAGAGCTTTCTTGATAAACTTTGAGAAGTGTAAGAAGAGATTCCAAACTTCTTTTTAATCCAGTACTGAATAtaaaaacatcatctgcaaaaaagagGTTAGTTGGATAAATTCCTTTCCTGGTTACCATTGGTTGAagtttacctatttccaccagattGGTTAATCCTCTACTCAAAACTTCTTCCATGAGAACAAATAGTATTGGAGATAATATATCTCCTTGCTTCAATCCCCTCTCCATTGAGAAAAATCCATGTGGTCCTCCATTTACCATGACATATATtttagatgaagaaaataatgttCTTAACCATTCACACCAGGAAGCAGAGAAATCATACTTTTGAAGTACTTGAAACAAATAATTCCAATTTACTGAATAATAAGCCTGTGATATATCTAGTTTTAAGCCTAGTTCCCTCCTCTTCTTGTATGCTTCATTTCACTTACTAGTTCAGATGCCATTATAACCTGTTCATGTATGCTTGTACCATTAATGTAAGCAGCTTGCTGAGAAGAAATTAAATTACCAATAAAACCACTCAATCTAGTGAAGATCATTTTTGTGAATACTTTAAAACGAAAATTAATTAAGCCAATTGGCCTGAACTAACTTTGTTATTTTGCACCTTGAGTCTTAGGTAAATTAAATTATATATGTTTAAAACTAAGCGTTATATTAGCTCTACTGATGAGAAGTACTAGGTGGAACAACAATTACAAAGAAGGGGTTGAAGttgttcaacaccttaaggattttGAACGAAAAGTCATATTTTTCCATCTTCACCATTCAGCTAAAGATCTTCTTATCATCCCAGCATCAGTTTCACCTTTCAGTCTATACAATAGGCTTGCATAGTTAAAGCTACAAACTCACTTGCTTCTTTCTTAATTATACTAAAACGATTATTTATGTCGCATTTAGCACGACGGCTCGGGTACGGGTGTCGCTACAAAACCCCTCGTGAATAACCGTCTGGAAATTCACCCATGGATGATAGTGTGTTAAAGCAAGTTGagttaataaaaataatatagcTTCTGCAaataacttcatcttcttctgccGTATACGGATCTCGCCGAACTAACAAGGGTCGAGACATCTTTCGACAAATTTGTtgaattgaagaattttttttaagctAAGAGATGAGTAAAGAGACTACACTAGCTAGaggtgtagaatgtgtgaatttggagttgaaatgaggagtatttatagaactcaaaattaTAGCAGTTGGATGATCAGATTTTTCAGGCGTCCAGATTCAGCCATTAGCGGTTTGAGATTACCCGCTGATGGCTTAGGTTCACCTGCTGACGGGTCGTAAAAAACCACGCGGTTGTTGGACACTTGCCAACAGGTTTCCTTGGTCCGCACGGCGAATGTACGTCTGTATTGAacaaactaacaaatttgttgatttgcccatccgtttttcatgtttgttgagtttatagtgggagcaaaatgaacaattcttgatttgttcattccataggaactgtcCTTAATGCGCTCTTTGCAAATCAGTGACTTATTTGAGTTTTCAATAATTCCTGTTAACATTATTTTTCCAATATTCTGGGCATATTTTATTCCTTAGTTGCATATGCTTGTTGTGTCTTCTTAATGCTTCTCCTTGTTTTAGTCACCTTACAAATAAGCTCCCTCTCGCTAACAAGTTTTTCTTGGTCTTTCCGGGAAGAAGGGGAAAAAAATAATCGGGAGAGTTATTGTTCTCGTTTGGAGTAACAAGTAGTGATGTGTGGTGAGTAAGAACGCAATACTTTTCCATGTGGAAAAATAATCCTTGGATCACGTGCTAGTGTTAAAAACAAAATGAATCCAACATGGAAACACCCTAGATTCTTCAGTCAAGTCCAACTTTCCAAAACAAAATGGTGTCGACTGGTGTATGTACAACAGTACAAGTACTACCACAGTCCCCAGACACAGAAAGAGATCTGGCAAAGTAAAGTAATTAGTATAATTAGTATGAGATCATGACTAAGTTTAACTAAGTTTTGTTGTTACTTACTGCAGTACCATTAGACTCATGATTTGAAGTTGGATCTTACAAtgatttaaaaataaaacaagaacaaaaacaatAACAATAACTGGTTTCATTATAAAATATGAAAGATCTCAGAGTGTATGTTAACTTTGATTGGGTGAGTGCATAGGTGATGAGAAATAGGGAGATGGCAAGTTGATTATTTATTGAGTATAGGAAAACCATTTCCCATGTTATAATCAAACTACTACCCACGATCATGTTCTTCCAACATATACTTGTGCCAATCTTTGAATCTTGAGGACTAAGAATTGCACCTTTTGAAATTAAATAAGGATGGTTAGTTGGAATCCAAAGTGGTCAAATGTCAATTATAGTTGCTCTCATCACTTAATTTGCTCAAGATCTAAGAGAATATATTTGGTATGAAATTTTAGGACTACCTTCCACACTAGATATGATTCTCTAGCTCCTTTCCTTTCCAAATGTGACAACCCGCCCCGACCAATACATACTAAGGTTACTTTGAGTGTCCAAAAATTGAGTTGGTCAGATACTTTGTGGTTGTACCGGAAATTTCCTAGGAACTTTCTTCTTCGATAATCTCAACTCATGGCCTTTTAGGGTTGAACCATATAGGGATGAGGGGCCATTCTTGATATGGTGCTTAGTCACGTTTACAAGCTCTCTCACACATAATTCTTCCCTATACTTTAGTCCtaatccttgaaaagaaaaagtaagTCAGAACTCAGATGAatgttgatgaaaaatatatAGTCAAATCACAATCACATGATCAATCAGCTGCTACCAAGTTCCAACTCCCACCCTCACTTCAATCACAGAAGAAAACACAAAAATATCATTACTTATTTGATTACTATTTTACTAGAACACTAATATACAAAAGTTTACACCTTCCTCACTCTATTATAAACTACTAGAAAACTACCCATATAAAGAACCATGTTCCTTTCCTCTCATCTTTTAAACTCATTCATCACTTTCTTTCaacttctcactcaaaaaaagcAATGAAAGCTGCAGCAAATAAGTTTAAGATTTTGATCACTCTCTTTGCTTTTCTCTTACTCCATTTACAAATATGTTGTTTAGTAATGTCTTTTAGGAATAATGATCAGAGTAAACATATTATTGTTCCTAGAGACAGAACTATTAGCCAACAATATTATTCAAGAAAGTTGTTGGTTTCTGTTGCTACTGCCAGTTCTAAAGATCTAAACAAGCTTATCAATGGTGGAGTTGGAATGAACAAAGAGCCCAAGAAAGCTGTGGAGAATAGTTTACGTAGAGCACCACCGAGTAAAGCAAACCCAATCCAGAACAGAAAATGATCATTTTCACCATGACTCATgggaggaagagtatttgatttcatttaaatctctttctatagttttgtagtttattttcttttgggttTAGGGAGAGGAATTGGAGAAATAGCTAAAGATCCATCCTATCACTTGCTCTTTTtattcttcctcttcatcttcttctttaatttcattatgttatATTCTCTTTTTCATTACCATTATTTTTTTCAGTTCCATCTTAGTTTTAGTTTTGCAGTTAGTAGTAATTCAATGTAGCAAAGGAGGAAATGAAAGTGGATGAAGTTCAAGAGTGTTGTGTAGTAAGGTTTACTGGATCTTTTGTACAAATTAATTACGTAGAAGAATGGAATGAATTACTAAGATTTGTTTCAAATTATGCACCTATTAATTTGGAATCGTattatgattttcttttctttccttttaagaACAAGGAAAAGAGTAGAATGGGGGATTATTGCCTTTACAGCCATGCAAGCACCAGGACCGTAACACATTTTCTTTGTTCATCAATTATATTCTTTTTTGCAAGGGGGGTTGGGTTCCGTACTGCAAATGGACACTCCAACTAACATGAATACAAACATCCTAATCTCCCACTTACCTGTACCGATCGATCTAACAGTGTTTACATGTTTCTCGAATCACATGCACGTTTGGCTTTACATTTCTACCCCAACGTACATGTAACTAAACATGTATCTTTTTGACCAACTTTCTCCCATAATCCTATTTGTGGGAGCACTATTTGGTAATTTGAGATCAcgttcaaaaatgtttattcttaACCTGCATTGAGACCCATGACCACGTTCTACCACAACCACTAGCTAGACAAACTACTACTACTGGTGAAGCACTCCAGATCTTCTCTTTACCATGTGCTCTTTCACGTGCCTATTTTCTTCTACTCTACTCCTACACACATTCATACAGACTCCACGTTGAATATGCACAAGAACAGGATCAATTTAATAAAGCTTATTCTTAAATATCTTTGTAGTACTCCTCAACTGAGAATTGCAGAAGTTGGAAATCTAAACTAACCAGACCAGAGTCCCCTTAAAATCTGCTTCTCATTGACCTAGAAACCTAGAAACCTTAATGCTAGAAACCCTGAACCTAGAAACCTTAATGCTAAAAAGAATGCTACTTTTTGTTGTCCATCCCCCACCACTTTTAAGACACTGCCAGCTGCTTCTGTCACTACTTTCAGCATAGCTGCTTTAACGACTTCTTTAATGCATTAGCAGACTAATATCTCATTTTCCTCCACCTTAGATTTTATACTTTTCTGGGATTTGATTCCAATGATGGGTTATTTCCGGTAATCATATATACCAGGGTTGTCGATAGGTAGTACAAATACCAGGGTGCAAAACAAAGGACTTGCCATGAGAGAACCAACTATACCAACATGCTTCTGAGTTCGCTAACATGGCACTATATATAATCTACCGTAGTCAGCACTGCTTCAGGCATCTGACCAGGTGTGAACAAGAGGGCCACCATTCATCATGTGGATCCAATTCAGCTATTAGACCCACTTTAACTTTATTAATTTTTAAATTACAATCTGACTTTACCTACATCTGGTGTATAACTGAAAATGCCGACTCGACCTTTTTCCCACCGTAGACATTCGGATGACTTCGCTCAACTCATCTCTGTGTAGAACTATCCTATAAACACAAGAACCTCTTCTAATTTTACCCGACTCTACCAAGATGGCCATTATGAACGAAACAGCTAATCTAACTGTACATTATTCTACAACTAATCTAGCAGTACATCAGTCTATAGATAATCCAACTGTACAATATCCCACACCTGATTCCTCCATATATTTTGGTGGATCATTGACATAGTATGCAATTTCGCTAACCTGCTTTCAGAAATAAGTGGTAAAGAAAGTAATAAATCATTCCATGTATATCAGGAGTACCTGCAAAACTCACGAGAACTCAGAAAGTCCCTTACACGGGATATCTCAGAATGGCTGGTATTTCTACAAGCATAGAACTGACCTAAAAATTTAGGTTAGCCAAGTAATTAACAATTTTCTCCATGCTGCCCCAGCGAGACTGTAATTTTATTTCAAGAATCCACTGGGACTCGCTATTCTACTTCTACGTCTACCCTTGAGCTTTTTGAACCCCGTGATGAACGACAGTAAGAAATACAATTAGATCCTATTACTTTACACAAATAAGACAGTCcaaaagagagagaaaaggaaGACCCTCTAACCGGTTGAAATTGCACGAGAAATCACTGCCGAGGAACTGGCGGCGTAGTTGGCTGATGATGACTTTGTCCATAAAAAACCATCCCATGTGGCTGGTAGTACCCTGCTGTTGctggctgctgctgctgttgctgctgttgctgctgctgttgctgctgctgctgtggtgGTGGAGTACTTGGAGGCCTTGCTGAACCCATTAAAACATGTGTAGGCATAGGTGGTGGAGGGGGTAAACCCTTAATGGAGCCAAACCTGTAAGGCACTGTCCCTGCCATCGAATTAGTGGTTTGTGTGAACGGATGAAGGGATTGAGGTGGCAcgggaggaggtggtggaggtGGAAATGGAGGCTGTATCTGGGAGTTACCAGTGACGTGATTTGGCATTGCTTGCTGGTGCACATTTGTGAAGAAGGTGGTGTTGCCCATGTCAGAAACTGGCGTGGAATTATCAAGCTTGGCTCTTTTCTCAGGAGGGAAAATAGATAAACTCGTTGACCCACTAGATGTGACGCCATTAGTCATGGAAGCGGCTTCTTCTGCAGCAAGAGATGAGAGAACTGCACTAAGCATTTGAGCGGAGGATGCTGAGGCTGCTAATTTGGCAGCAAcggctgctgctgctttcctgtTTTCTTCCTCGGGAGTTATTGGATTTGTAAATGCTGTCATAGGTTGGGTTACAGGAGGTGGCAGAGACAAGCTGTTGGTTGTTTGGATGGGAGATGGATTGGTTTCTACCGCAATTGTCTCCGAGGATAGAGTTGTTGTGGTTGGTGGGCTAGCACTGGAAATTGGAGCTGAACTAAGCTTCTGCTTTACATTGCTCACTTGATCAATTTGGACTTGAGCAACCTGCAGCAGAATAGGAAAAATGATGAAGTAACTGCAGCAGTATTGCTGCATAACATTAAGGTCATATACAACCAGTAAAATTCTATATCTTGTGTCCATCAGAAGTTTCTGAGCTCTGCACTAATATAGTTAGGAATGCTGGCCCGGTGAAAGCTTATCAACTTGAACATATACACCGAAGTAGTATCCTTGCAATGAATAATATCTGGTTTTCACTTACCAGCTTGTCAATGGATGTTGTTAGGTTTGTTACTTTGTTGGCATCCACATGGGACTATTTTCAAAACCTCCCTCACGATTGTCATTATTATAATTCAGACATTTGGGACTCTTTTCATTGGGTTACCATATAACATGTGTGGCCTTTGGTTCATCACTGTAGGCCTGCTCTAAGTTTGTCCAAGTCAAATGTAAAGCAATTGAAAGCAAATGGAGTAGCACATGATCACCACATTCAACGCTTATTATCCATGtggaattttttttcaattgatgTCATAATGTGAAGATGTGAAAATGGAGAAAAGAAAATGAATGCCAATGTCTTAGGCATATGATCAAGGAGAAGCAACTATTTGTGGCTCAGCAGCTGATATGTGCCTACTTGGTTAGAAAATATGGTCTAACCAACAAAAAAGTGGTATTAGTGTCACTAAACGAAGGCCCAGATTTCTGCATAATTAAAGTAAGACAGAGAACAACAATTTGTCTAGGTCAAACCCTATCAGATTCTTCTGTTGTTTCTTCTTTCTTTGAAAAGCTAAAACAATCAGATTAGATGATGTAAATAGACGAGGTCGCTTTTGGACAGTTGCTACACTGCAACGGGTCAGTTTCACACTGACATGAAGCAAAGAACGATGTACCAGAGCAGGGAAAAGAAAAGCAAGTTGCTTCTTTTTTTGGTTAGACAGCCAGAAGCTACTGGATGCATTCTACTTGAACTTAAGCTCAACTTTATCCAAAGGAGGTCTAATTGCCTATTCTTTTGATATAACAGCATTAAAGAACTTCACCAATAGCAGCTGCGAAATGACACAAAGAATAAGGAACTCGGTAACAAACAAGTACAAAAAAATACTTGGATAACGCTACACTGCTAGAGTAAAACACCCATTTTTGAACTGCCGTCATCTGATAGATGCAAAGAATATTGGAAGTCCAGATGTGCACCCCAACACTCAAGATAAGGTGATAATAAGCTGACATGCATTGATACCTATCACTTGTGTTATTACTGAAATCTCTAAACTTATAAGATCACATTAACTAAAATGCATAAGAGGAAAAAAAAGGTGTTGTCCTTACCTGCAAGTGAGTGCGAACAAGATCCAGCTTTGATTCCTAAAGACGATATCTTAGTCAGAGAATTGACAACAACAAGTAACTATGAGTATGAGCAGATTATCAGAGGAAACGAAGACCTGATCTTTAAGTACTTCTCTGAGCTGAGTTAGAAAGGATTCTCTGGTTGTTTCAACATTTTTTAGTTGCTCAACACATTTCTTAAGAAAGTC encodes the following:
- the LOC113309896 gene encoding regulation of nuclear pre-mRNA domain-containing protein 1B-like, with the protein product MTTGFSGQILAEKLSKLNNSQQSIESLSSWCISHRKKAKQVVETWDKLFKSQKEKRVTFLYLANDILQNGKRKGSEYVNEFWRVLPAAVKEVLENGDENGRKAATRLVGIWDERKVFGSRGQGLKDEMLGKDSPPLLENNVRSPSLNSIKVLKKDAHSIRIKLAVGGTPEKIFTAFQSIYDEHLDEDTVLSKCKAAVNRVEKMGKEVGYACTQGNQPKSTLGEVQEQEDFLKKCVEQLKNVETTRESFLTQLREVLKDQESKLDLVRTHLQVAQVQIDQVSNVKQKLSSAPISSASPPTTTTLSSETIAVETNPSPIQTTNSLSLPPPVTQPMTAFTNPITPEEENRKAAAAVAAKLAASASSAQMLSAVLSSLAAEEAASMTNGVTSSGSTSLSIFPPEKRAKLDNSTPVSDMGNTTFFTNVHQQAMPNHVTGNSQIQPPFPPPPPPPVPPQSLHPFTQTTNSMAGTVPYRFGSIKGLPPPPPMPTHVLMGSARPPSTPPPQQQQQQQQQQQQQQQQPATAGYYQPHGMVFYGQSHHQPTTPPVPRQ